From Aegilops tauschii subsp. strangulata cultivar AL8/78 chromosome 5, Aet v6.0, whole genome shotgun sequence:
ataataaaacatgatcatgttATTAACAACGTTGGTCATAAAAATAACATAATCATATTCATTTTAATAATCACTTTAACATGCTCTTAAAAACTTAATACTATGTAgacttttattttctttgtaaaAGAGCATTAATTATTTACGCAGCGGAAAATCATGAATAAAAACTCACGAACTTTTTACTTTTTATAGAAACTTTTCTATGACCGAATAAAAAATCAAGAACTTTTTTAGTTCTACAGAAACTTTTACTTCATAAACTTTTCTTTTTCTGAAATAATAATTCAATTCTTCTTTGAAAAAACCGAAAATAAGCCGCAACACAGCCTAGCGCGCGGCTAAGCTGCGGCGTCAGCCCAGcgcgcccgcggcggctggcggccTCCGCCCAGCGCGCCTGCGGCGGCTGGCGGCCTCGCTCTCTTTCGGCCCAGTTGGCCCGGGGCGGGACTAGGGTTTCACGAGGGCCGTTGATCACGATCCAACGGTGCACCGCTGTTCTCGCTGGATCAAAACCAGCGACACGGTCGCCCCGATCGAACCCCTCCCGCACGCGCCGCTCTCGTCTCTCTCGTCCGCTCGCTCCTCTCCCACTGGCGTGAGCACGGAGCTAGGCCctggccgccggcggcggcggcgaaaaGCCACCGTTCCGCGCGCGCTCCCTTTGCTGCGGTAGAGAGAGAGAGGGTCGGGCTTGCGCGCTCCTTTTCTTCCCTTCGAGCCGGCCTCTGTGATGCAGCGGGGTCGGGGCTCCGCCGGCCGCCGGCGGCGACAGCGCGCCACCGCGCCGCGCGAGCACCCTTTTCCCCTTCcccttcttttctttttatttccttCTTCTCTCTATCCACCGAAACCACTGAGAGAGAGAGATCAGCGACGCAAACAGAGCCCTGCTCTGCTCCTTTGTGCGATACAGCGGCGCCTCCCCCGTCCCCCTTGCAGGTGCGCGCGAGCTCCCGAAGGAGAGTGCGCCGCCGTCAAGCGGTTCGGTGGTGGTGCCCTTTGCCCCTTGCGGGGTAGTGTTCTTCGTCCCGGATCCTCGGCGTGCCGATGCGATTTGGGATCGAGAGGAACGGCGCGGCCGAAGCGGCGGCACAACTTTGCTTTGAGATTTCTTTGCGCTCTTTTTGCTGTTAGGGTTCTTTGGGGAAGGGgatctctttttctttttctttttctgttgttgTTTCTTTGTACCGAAATCCACTAGCCCGATCTGGCTGATACCATTGATAGAACTTTGGATCGGAGTAGGCTAGTAGATCCGGTGAACCTACCTTGTCCGGCAgtggatgaactcgagccggaggCCATCGTGGTGCTGGGGACCACGGCGATGGCAGAGAGTGGGCGAGGTGGTGGAGCTTCCCGTGAGCACCgcgctaaccctagatcggtagggattGTAGGTGGGGATTGTGGCAGCGATTAACCTCGTGAATAGCGCCCCGGCCCCCACCTCTGTTTATATAGCGCGGGTCACAGGGGCCCACCAACCATGGTttggttgggcgcccccgatcagggcgcgagtCGAACGGGAGAGATCAACCTAACAGTCGGttcacacacacgcacgcacacacttTTTGTGAGTCTAATGCCACACCTCATAGGTTATTTTGTTTCGTGAGCGTTTGGAGACAAAATCACTTGGTTAATGCAAATGTGGTGCATGCAAGCACGACTTCGAAATGAGTGGCATCGAGGAAACATCTTTTAAATTGATGGTCAAAAAGGCATGGATGGCTCTCTTGGATGGATCGGTCGTGGCGAGATACTAGACTTGCTCAATCAAGTGCTCAAAATCCATTGACTGGGTGTGCATCGATTGCTCGGCAAAAAGCTGCATCCAATCACACAAGCTCTGTCGGCACAGCCATGGCTGAAGACACATAGCGCGGAAGAAGAACGCATTGCATACGACACCCAACCATTCCATTTCTTATCGAGCATGGAAGTACTCACATGTGCTTCAAGGCTGTTGGCCCTTCCCAAAATAAAGTTGTTGCAAGGCTCAACCTTAGGGTTAGCTAGCAAGTGTTTGTCCTTCTGGATGCGGTGAAATAGCATCCAAACACAATTGTGTTAATAAAAAAGACTAGAGGCCCATAAAGTACTTCAAAGTAGCTCTTAATGGTACAATTTTTTGTTGTATATAACTTGTATTAGGCGGAGACAGAGGGAGTGGTTAATTAGGTGAGGCCACATAATGATTTCTCAAAATCCTGCATCGGGTGCTTTTCTTTTAGTATCCTTTTACACATTTTTGGGGTTTAGGGTTCATTATTTAGATTAATATTGTGTAATATACATCCATATAAACATGTAGAgttttttttttggcttttttaaacttcaaatataattttGAACTATTTGAAATAAAGTGCTCCAGTACTTTAAATGTACACTTTCATCATGCACCCCTCTTTTCATCATAGGTTTAAAAGGGTATTTATGTCCATCCACATAAATTAAAACAATTAAGGAATTAATCCTTTGATTTGTTTGCTCATTAGCCATGGTGAGCGGTAGAGCGGCAAAATCGCCTTGGCGTATTTGACtcaatactctcatggtctaGGGAACTAGGCATACATTCAGTCTCCGTGTTATTACTTTAGACTTGCAACAATAACATCACTAAGTATAACAAATAACTTGGGTCAATTCAATATGATCACTATTCTAACatcatactctcaatgttgttcTTGTTTCAGTACGTAAACAAAAAAGCCTACGACcaggaaaacataatcatcatacaacacttgagctagtcctggaggcaagactaggaatcaAGTTTTACCATTTATTCTTCTACACGTGCTTACGAGTTTTCCTCTAAACCAGATATTCAAGAATCATAAGAGTTATAGCATAGAATTTAAACGCTTAATTATAAACCTGGAAATAAGTAATACAAATGATTTCGGTTCATTGGGAGGTTCTGCCCAAACGCATGTGACGATTGACCAATCTTGCACCGAGCAAACCGAAGTTTATGCCATGTTCCTTTCGGCCCGGACGTAAAGAAAGGGCCCGTTGTGTACAGTACAGTATAGCCCACTAGGCTCATCCGCCTCGTCTCCATCTTTCTCCCCTCACTCCCGAGTCCAAGATCCCCAATTTTGCCATGGCGGCGGCGTAGGGACAGCCAGCAGACATTTTTGCGCCTCCTCCGAATTAGCAGCCTTCTTCTCCCTACCACCATTGCTGCATATGAACACAAGCGCCCACCGTCTCTCTGTCTCCTCCCTCGTACTGCAGTAATCCCAAACCAAAGAAAATGGTTGGAGGGCGCTGGACGGACGCCTTCGCCAAGCCGAAGCATCCGCGCCCTGCAGGTGGCGACGACGGAAGCAACGGCGGTGATGCGGGTGGGGGAGGCGGCATCGGGCATGCCGGCGACCGTCTGAGCGCGCTGCCGGACGACCTCCTCCACGCCATCATGTCGCGCCTCAAGGCCCTGCAGATGGTGCGGACCTGCATGCTGTCCACGAGGTGGAGGCACCTCTGGCGCGCCGTGCCGTGCCTCGACGTCGACGAGGAGGAGACCGGCGCCTACAACAATTTCGACAACTTCACCAGCAACCTTCTGCACTGCCATGACATCGCGGTCCTGGAGGACTTCCGGCTGCACGCCGCCAGGACTTCTGACCGATGGGTCCGCCGCGCCGTAGGCCAAGGCGAGGCATGGCCTTGCCGGCTCAAAAGTTTGCATCTCTTCAGCCTGTCTAATCTGAATCTGACAGATATAGGGAGCCACATCAGCTCCCGCTGCTTTGCTCTGGAGGACGTGCAACTTAGAAACTGCAGTTTTGTGCTCACCAGCAATGCTAAGATCGTCTCCGCCTCACTCAAGAAATTGGCTGTCGTTGATGGCTACTACATGGTGCATGACGATGAGATTTTTGCGTTGATTATAGAGGCTCCTGCTCTTGTTTCTCTATGCCTGGACGGGGAGCTTGAACACATTGTTGATATGACTGAACCACATACCGTGCTGTCTCTTGTGGATGCGTCGATTCAGCTTCCGAGGGTCGAGAGGCGCGTGAATCACCAATTGGGCATTCTTGGCGCGCTGTCTAATGTGACAACCTTGCGCTTGTCGCATTTCGCGGTCATGGtatactcttcttcttcttgacaTACCCTTTTATTCAGTTTGCATCTCCTATATCTGCAACAATTTAAGGATAAGAAAATGATTGCCTGGGTTTCAGTTGTTGTTCTATGCTACTCGTGAGGATCTTCCTGTATTCAAGTTTGAGAACCTGAGAAGCTTGTTGCTAGATGAGTGTCATATCAGCGACGACTTCCTCGGGCTGCAGCAATACCTGCACAACTCGCGTAACCTGAAGAAACTCACTTTGCGCTGTTGCAAGGTGATCCTACGTCTTCTTTCATGATCTATTAGCATAACTCAATTTTTGTCTGTAATATTAATTCTTTTATGCTGTTCAACAGGTCTTGGATTATAGGCATAACAAGGAGATGAGAGAACGCCTGCACAAATCTTCTGAGGATCTGGTGGATTTCAACTGTGAGAACCTTAGGCTTAGTGAAATCATATACAGAGATGGTGATACTTCTGTCCACCTACTGGTCATGTTTTTGGTGGGCATGCCGACCAATCTACCAAACAACAAGATCGAATTCACTAAAATTGATTAGCAGAACTGTTTGTCAAATATGTTATGTTGTCTACGGTTTGCTGATTTTCGCCCAGGGTGCTTGTCTGACCAATTTGAATCATTAGCTTTTCCTTTTACTAGTAGTTCATCATCTGCATTCCATGTTATATAAATATATATTGCAAGAACCATGTAAATATGCATTGAAGCATGTCATTTCTGTTTGTTTGGCAATTTATGGGGAGAAAAAACTGAACAGGGGATTGATTACCTCTCTCTTATTTGACGCAAGGATGCTCCACTTAATAATATTTGATGGTTGAGGTAGTTTGATTTCACCAACTCATTACTTTTTAATTAACACAAATGTATTCTTGGTTGAAGTGGAAGTATCTTGTATCAGCTATTCTAGGTGATTTAAGGTTGTTACCTTTGGGATGTGGTATTGACATTCACATTTAAGCTCTTCTGCAGATGTTCTTGCTTACTGTGACTCAAATGACACAAGCTGTTTCATCATCCCTTGTACGTGTACAAGGGACATCAGTGATGAAGCAAAAGGCCCTACTACATATCTTGCGGTCATATCTGATACTGAGACGCTGTGTGTGTAGGTTGGTTCCGATTAACTTTTTCGGACGAGGTGGTACAAAATAGTATATTGGATGGTTCAGATGGTTTCTTGATTGAAGTGGAAGTATGTTGTATCGCCTCATCACGGTGATTTTAGGCTTAGTCCTTGTGGGATATGTTATCGATTTTTAAGCTCTGTTTTGCGGCAGTCTTGCTTACTGTGATCCAAATGGCGCGAAGGCAGTACTAAACATCAAAATTGTTGGCAGCGACGCTAGATCAGTACCCACTGTCAATAGAATGATGTTATTCATGAGTGGAGTATTGCATTACTGGGGTGGGTTTGTGCACAAAGAGTCACAGTTGGGTGTTGATAGCACCACCTGTTTATTGGAAGTTGAAGCATGTCAGAAAATCAATGTTTCAGTCACACTGAAACAAGGTCTGATTGGCTGAGAAAAAAGCCATACAATATACATATCATTTACAGCAAAACAAAGGGTTGGTTTGTTAATAACTGATCTTGCCAATGTACCTATCCTTACTGGACGTAGTCATGAACTAATTTCCATGCCTGCATCCCTATGTTGCCAAAAGTTCAGCATTTCATTAACAAAGTGTGTCGATGATCAGGTTACTTCGACGTTGCTTGGTGGTGGCGCAGTACAATGCGTACACTGAACGACTACTCTTCTCCAATCAGATACAAGCGGTAGGGAGGTTCTTTGACCACCATGGATTTGCCAGACAACAACACGTCAGTTTTCCTTCTTTGGTTGGGTCGAGCGATGATACCTTTTTTTAGCTCTGAGGCAAAAGCCTCGTTGCCTTGATTGGTTTGATGTAACAACGACAAGTCATATGCCTTCGCCTACCGAAGACTTGTCTTGGAATATTAGGATGCCTCCAGTGAAATATATTCTTCATTTGCTGAATCAGGCAGATGATAGTGAGGTGGACTTTTCGGTAAAatcattttttttagaaaaggaggaggacccccggtctctgcatctggacgatgcatgcagctaCTTTATTATTGATTCACACAAGAcattacaaagtcatacaacagtaagactaaagccatcgtctaggcaacatctgtcgctactcttatccagttgatgaagggatgctgatagtctgggcctaatttcaaacagacctcgcagccaaacctaccATCTAATatctgaggtcccaaccaggacgcctgtcgggtatggggcacccaccAGTCAGGCGCACTCCTCAaacaggacgcctgccgggtatgaggccgccgcagccacctgccaccaatccatcttcagtgttgtactgctgcatcaaccttgcccggtctagctgccgtcgacatcaccacgacgccagacaacgccacatctctgcgcgagtccatctcctcGCATCAAACGTCGAGTCTCCACGGCGCCATGCCGCCGAGATCCGCCGCTAGCAATGTGTAAgctgaagcaccgctccaccaaaaaAGCCTTCCACTGGTCCCTCGGTCCGTGTACACCTCCACGAAATGACGCCCCCAAGAGGGAAACGACACCATAGCGTAGCCGTCATCCAatctactgatctagggtttcccccggaggtagcatagagtggccttgaacttctccatggcgatgccttcaagaagggaacgatgcagacagcgccgccaccgccggccttGGCAGCTAACCAAGAGCAGGTTTTCACCCAGATCTGTTCGAAGATCCTCCCTCAAGCATCTCGTGCACGGACTGCCGCCCTCTCTGCCGGGGACTGGACGAAAGGGATCCATGCCGCCGCCGCCTGACCGGCCATGGCACCACCACGGTGCCTACAGCCGGCGCCGTCAGGCCCACCACGGTCGCCTGTAGATGCACGCCGGAACCGCCGGCCCGCCCAAGCCCGTCTGGGCAAGACAAGATCGGCGATCTCGGCCGCTGCCACAGGGGCGACTCCGCTGACGCCGCCGTCACGCATGCCGTAGGGATCCCGCCGCTCCGTGCCACCGGACCTCCATCGAACGATACGCCGCCGCCGCACGGAAAGATCGCCACCACCGCGCGAGGGATAAgactccgccgccgccatcatAGGCCAGGCTTCGCCGGTGAGACCTCAGGCGGCGGCTAGACGGAGGAGGCGAGGGGAGGGGGCCTAGGGCCGGCGGCGCGATCGCCCCCGTGTCGCCTAGGGTTGGCGACGcgggggtgggggcgggggtgccTGGCTGATCAACTGGAGATTCCAGTGCCCGCGCAAGGAGTGAGATTGGCACATTCTGCCTTGTCTGACTGGTTCAACAAATGATGCTATAGTGGTGTTGCTACCTCCAAATTTGTTGTCTTGGACTCTTGGTGCCGTGATCCATATACTATGTTTGTTGCTTCTGTTCAGCGGTTTAAACCAAGTAACAAGTAAGAAGATTAGCATGCTATTGTTTAACCGGTCGTGAGATTTGGCGCTCTTAGTTGGTTTCTACTCGCATGTTGTTTTCAGCCTCGACGTCTTAAACTTGGTATGAATAAATTAAATTGTGTGCATCGATAGTGATCCTTCCATTCCGTACAATGTGTATGCAAGTCGTGATTTGATCACATGAGCTTGTAACTAGTCAGCGACGTAGAAGCCTATTTCACTTAAGATTGAAATAACTCGGTCCTGACCTTCATCACGAAATGAGAGGTTCCACTAAAAAATAGTTAAATAATTGATTTCTTCTACTTGTCACATATTTACATACATTATAACCGAGCACTCTTCCAGCCCTCTCAGACTATCAGTACTTTTGTCCGTCGGATCTGCGTTGGTTGGAGTTTATGGCCATCGGATTAAACTTTGGGCGCAATGCTTAACGCGACTAAACTGGGCAGCTGCTCTCGCAGCAAAATTGGAGGCCCGTGGTTAATTGGGCCCTTGCTCTCACGTGAAGCCCACTCAGACCTCGCGAGGAAACAACCGAACGAGCGAGCCACCCGTCTCCCTTCCCTCGACGCCCCACCCTCCCTtggcttctctctctctctctctctctctctctctctctccaatcCTAACCGCGGATCAGCACCGCGGCAGCCCGTGTGCCTTTCATCTTGGTAGCGTGTACATCGCCGCCTCCGCCTGGGCGCTCCACTGCTCGCCTTCTCCATCTCCCCGACGGTCGGCGGCGGTTATGACAAAGCAGAGGCTGCGGTAAGATTTACCCTTGGCGGCATGGGCAGTGAACCGCTAGGTGCGTCGCCTACGCCCCATGAGTGTTTGCTACTTTGCTCCTTGCATTCCTCATCCAAGTGCTCCGCCTGTTGCCTGTTGGTTGGCTTTTGCCTCTTCGACCACCAGATTCGGGTAGCAAAGAGGCTGTAGAGCTGCTCCTCCTATTGCCCGTACGATCACCCAAGCACTCTTGGTGGCCGGCCGTCTCCACCTTCACCAGATACATATTACAGGAAAGTTTCTGAGTCGCCACCCTTTGCTCATTCCCTTGTTGAATTATACATAACCACATGTCATTTTGGCAGTCAGATTTTGTTGCTATTTTAAAGAGTCGATCCAGCCATTTCTCGCTACATTCTCCAACGTAATTTCATCCTGGTAGGAACTATGTATGAAACACAAATCATTACTACTCATTTATTATTGACATTTGCATTAACAGTCCATCTGTAACTTGTGGCTCTTTTTTTTTTAAAATCTTGCTTAGCATCTGGGTCAACATTTCATAATAAATCTTCTCATTTCTTATGCTACATTCAAATTATTGCACAGAGCCGGTCATGGGAAGAGGATGATCTTAAGAGAGAAATGCTCAAATACCTCGATACTTTTAACAGCAAGAACACTTAGTCTTGAAGGGATTGGTCCGGTCCGGTATGTTGTCTTAGCCTTGATGTTTAATGTTTCCCTACTTTTGTCTTGTCTCTGCATGTTTACCGTATCTGCGTTTCATGCATTAACTAGCAACTTGCATTTTTTTGCACAGCTAAATAACATATGATGAATCAAAAGAAGCTCCGAAGAAGTATGGTGTGCAACATTTGAGACAACAATCAAAGAAAAATGATTGCTAAAGCAGATACAGTTCATGTGAGTGATCTCAACATAAATAATATGCTGCATTATTGCTGTCAGGAAGGGAATATTGACATGATGTTGCAAGGTAGCGACAACCATCTAACTCTGTTCCCATATTGCTTTGAAGTTTACTTCTTAGTACTATGTATTTTGAGAGGTTTTTTACGGTACCCTGGTACTCCTTTTCCCTAGACGGAGTACCCGTCAAATCTAACCATGAGTTCCAGTGTTTTttccccatgcagctgccaaaTGCTCTCTTCCAGAAAAAATCTTATGCACCAGTTACCCATTTAGAACCTTCACTGATTCCATGGACTCACTTCATACCATACACATTCTAATACAGCTCCCACCCCCCGCTGAATACTCTTAATTCCACTTCTCTGAACTACTCTACTTCGGGGTTTCACTGACGGCAACCATGGAAAATTGTACAGTCTATACCAAAACAACCCATATCCGCGTGCTGAATCCAGTCCCCAAATTAGTAGTAATCTAATTATTTGGCTAACAGCTTTCACATAAAGTGCGTGTCAGCTAATTATACCTTCGTGTCCATCCTGGGAGCCTGTGGATCAACTTGCTCTAAGGAGACCGGTGCGCCATCAGTATGTCACTGTCATTCACTTTATGAGTGTTCTATACAGCATGAACACAGCGACGACAGGAAAAGTTAGATCTTGGACCTAATCCAAACCCAAATCCAAATCATGACCGACCAAACTGTCACAGAGGGCAAGATTAGCACCTGTGGAAGGCTGCAGCAAGAACTCCATCACCGCTGGAGCCGGGGCACCATAACCCTAGGGAGATGGTGGTGCCGCCGCCGAGCCGCTCGCAATACTACCACACCAGCAAGCGGTCGAGGTAGGAGGCAGTTCGCCCCACCTACCCATATTTGCATTTACTCCAGCGTAATGATGTCGTAAGCAGAACTGATCCACGGATCAGGAATCCGCTGACGATCAGGGTGCCGGATCTGAAGTCAATTCGCCACGGCCTGGAACGGACACGTCGTTCAGACCCACCGTCCAGGAGAACTTTTCCATTTCGTTTTATATTCCATGTGGTCTGCCGGGACCAGCACCGGTCACGTGTGCCTGCTAAAATGAATCACAAGAACATATTCGGCGGGATAGATTCCGAGAGCCTGTGTGCTCGTGATCAATTCCTCCGCGTCCAAAAGCTGCATGCTCTCCTCTCCTAGTAATAACCGATCGCTGGCCATCAGCCAACAAAGGACGGCGGTGTCCGCCATACAACCCATCGTCCTTTTTCATTtattgatgacatgatgcaacacGTCATCTTACCACCTCTTCTGTGGAAGTAATTTGCGTCTATAAAGTACCATCAAATGTGGCTTACTAGGTACTTGCATATTCGTCAGCCACAAGCCGAGGAAAGTTCCAGTACCACCCGTCAAAATGGGGAGGGTTGAGCCCGCAGGTGCCATCGCCGGCAGCACGAAGGCATCCTGGCCGGAGGTGGTGGGCTGGCCGGCGCACGATGCAGCGCTCCAGATCAGCAAGGACAGGCCTGACGTCTCCATCTCCTTCTACATAGGCACGGGACGCTGGCCGCCGAGCCCGTACCCCTCGCGTGTCGTCGTGGTGTCAGACACGGCGACCGGCGTGGTCGTCCAGACGCCCGTCGTCGGTTAGGCCGCATGCACCCCTTGTGCCTGCACAGGGATACGTACAGTAGTATCGTATTTGCGTTGCTGCAGTTGCACAACATATGAATAAGATCCAACATTTGAAAGCATGTTCCAATTCGAGGCAATGGGGTGCATGAATAAAATCCAACATTTGAAAGCAGGTTTCATTACGTGGATGATACAGTTCTATGATTTTCATATTTGTCTTCTCTAGCAATCGTCACTGCATTATCATACATGTAGCATATATAGGTTCAGTTGTTGCGTCTCTAACATCAGGTTCAGGTCCACTTGTTGAAGAGAACTTAGATTGATTTCTATTTCCACTAATTACGTTTGATTTATATATAGTGTGTGACATCTGACACCCTCAACTCGAGGTAAAAACATGTGCGGTGTGGAACTAGGTTGTTTCCGTTCTATGGTCAACCTAGCTAACGTACTGGCGGCACCTGCGGTGACCCGATCTACCACCCCTTAACTCCTTCGCCTGCTCCTCCCCTCATCGCCACCGGAGACCAGCGCCGGGCAAAACCTGTGCGATGGCGGCCACGGCGGGGCCTCTCGTGGCGAGAAGGTGGTTGGCGGTTCCCAGCATTTGACGGCGTGTGTAGCAGTGGGCGGAGGAGCCCCGGCGGCGTCCGTCGGATGGTTGATGGCGGCGCAGCGTGCTCTACCTTGGCCTGACAGTTCCAGCATTGTCTGATCTCTCTCGAGTTGCGTATTGTGCTGACCATCATAGGGTCTTCGCGTGCCAGCAGTGGTGATATGGCTTTGGTGCTTCAGTTCAGGCTATATTGGCCCTGAGCCGACTTGACTGGGGAGCTATCTCCGACGAGGTGTTGGTCCTTATGGTGACCATCCCGCCCAGACTATGATGGCATACTCACTGTGAAGTGCGACGACAACCGAAAGGTCTTCGTGAGGGTTCCTCGCTATAGATCCGGTGTTTGACTTCGGAAGGGAGATACAAACTATGGACGACAGCTTGACGCGGAGGGATGGTTGTACAACGGCGATGGTTGCACATCGCGTGAAGTTGCTGGGACCACAGAAAGTGATGGCAACAACACATAAGTGATGTTGATGGTGGTGCTTATCGAGCACCCATTCCTGAGCTCCAGGGTGAAAACCTAGGTCTACCACTATTTGGTTATACCTGGCAATGGCAATATTTTTACGTCGCAACATTCttgaaggcattgctcggataTGTTCGGTCTGATTCTTCAGTGTGAAAACCTAGATTCTGGCCTTAGGTGGTTCGATCCGTTGACGGCCGCACTTGAGCGTcgctcccttcttgaaggcgATGGTGTTCAAGAATCTCGTCTGTGTGGCATCATGAGATGGTTGATGTGGAAATGGTCCTTGATGTAGTTTGCGAAACATAGATCTGATCGCTTTGTGTATTTTGTTTTCTCGCCAACGCATAGCTTTGATCTTATTTAACTTTGCTATTTACCGGCGTGTTCTATGTGTGCATACGTTGGTGTTGACTGTGTGCATTCTAACTATGCAGAGGCTGGATGTGTGCTCATTATGTTTGTTTTCTCTTGAGGCTCCATTTTAAGCCAATAAAATACATCCTTTGTCAAAAACAAAAAAGCTAATGTACTGGCCATAAGAATGGGGTAC
This genomic window contains:
- the LOC109753001 gene encoding MEIOTIC F-BOX protein MOF, which codes for MVGGRWTDAFAKPKHPRPAGGDDGSNGGDAGGGGGIGHAGDRLSALPDDLLHAIMSRLKALQMVRTCMLSTRWRHLWRAVPCLDVDEEETGAYNNFDNFTSNLLHCHDIAVLEDFRLHAARTSDRWVRRAVGQGEAWPCRLKSLHLFSLSNLNLTDIGSHISSRCFALEDVQLRNCSFVLTSNAKIVSASLKKLAVVDGYYMVHDDEIFALIIEAPALVSLCLDGELEHIVDMTEPHTVLSLVDASIQLPRVERRVNHQLGILGALSNVTTLRLSHFAVMLLFYATREDLPVFKFENLRSLLLDECHISDDFLGLQQYLHNSRNLKKLTLRCCKVLDYRHNKEMRERLHKSSEDLVDFNYVLAYCDSNDTSCFIIPCTCTRDISDEAKGPTTYLAVISDTETLCV